In Mongoliitalea daihaiensis, one DNA window encodes the following:
- a CDS encoding 6-bladed beta-propeller, translating to MFKRFTLFLLTICLASCQKDPNQSSIPTLIVDIDNVTEAKLSDYFESIDYVWMEDESTEDASIGVMHRLILHRDKFYIFDEDICICFYIFSDKGDFIRKVRGYGDGPGSYMYPSSFQVVQDTIRLVDISQRKILSYDLDGNWLYDAKLRSPALEVFVDTKGNEFYYAASYLSTDIMNQVQVYDQVGTLNFEVFPFRGTFEEIKTINREPFIEINEGVVFLEQYADTLFLLKNEKSEPFLLFDFLKKGFTKSDLNQIKDYEPLEYLDYLNNRIPLYFLGMAVGNQRYFLGYFQYRNNHYLGIYDFEKTSGSVFKSGIINDLDQGKVIHGLSNLNDSSVYAWTTGRDLYKHVQHLRSKMTDQTWETFVKGEGYKLVSTANRAKNSENRVLMILKWKK from the coding sequence ATGTTCAAACGCTTTACTCTCTTTTTACTAACCATTTGCTTAGCCTCCTGTCAAAAAGATCCCAATCAGTCAAGTATTCCAACTTTGATTGTGGATATTGATAACGTCACAGAGGCCAAACTTTCTGATTATTTCGAATCCATAGACTATGTCTGGATGGAAGATGAATCCACTGAAGATGCTTCCATAGGAGTGATGCATCGCTTGATTTTACATCGAGATAAATTCTACATTTTTGATGAAGATATCTGTATTTGTTTTTACATTTTTTCGGATAAAGGCGATTTTATCAGAAAAGTAAGGGGGTACGGAGATGGTCCAGGCTCGTATATGTATCCATCATCGTTTCAAGTTGTCCAAGATACAATACGCTTAGTTGATATTTCTCAAAGGAAAATTCTTTCCTATGATTTAGACGGCAACTGGCTTTATGATGCTAAGCTAAGGTCACCAGCTTTGGAAGTTTTTGTGGACACCAAGGGTAATGAGTTTTATTATGCTGCATCTTATCTATCGACAGATATAATGAATCAGGTGCAAGTTTATGATCAGGTAGGGACATTAAATTTTGAAGTGTTTCCTTTTAGGGGAACTTTTGAAGAAATAAAAACAATCAATCGAGAACCTTTTATTGAAATCAATGAGGGAGTGGTTTTTCTCGAACAATATGCAGACACATTGTTCCTGCTAAAAAATGAAAAGTCAGAACCTTTCTTATTGTTTGATTTTTTAAAAAAGGGCTTCACCAAAAGTGATTTAAATCAAATCAAAGACTACGAACCCTTAGAGTATTTAGATTATTTGAATAACAGGATACCGTTATATTTTCTAGGTATGGCTGTTGGAAATCAAAGATACTTTTTGGGCTATTTTCAATATAGGAATAATCATTATTTAGGAATTTATGATTTCGAAAAAACATCTGGTTCTGTATTCAAATCTGGAATTATCAATGACTTGGATCAAGGTAAAGTAATTCATGGACTAAGTAATTTAAATGATTCCTCGGTATATGCTTGGACTACTGGAAGGGATTTGTACAAGCATGTTCAACATTTGAGAAGTAAAATGACAGATCAAACATGGGAGACCTTTGTAAAAGGAGAAGGGTACAAATTGGTATCTACGGCTAACCGAGCCAAGAATAGTGAAAACAGGGTTTTAATGATTTTGAAATGGAAAAAATGA
- the lhgO gene encoding L-2-hydroxyglutarate oxidase — MTYDIIIIGGGIVGLATGLKIKQKNSSLTVAILDKEDEVAKHQTGNNSGVIHSGLYYKPGSLKAVNCINGYHQLVNFCKEEGIPFELTGKVVVATKKEQLSILNGLYDRALQNGLVGTKKISLDELKEYEPYCAGVAAIHVPQTGIVDYKVVAQRYASKFEELGGEIFLQKTVKGIKTLNGISYVQTQHQEFAGKLIVNCAGLYSDKIAQMTQDEPLDVKIIPFRGEYYKIKQEREYLVKNLIYPVPDPNFPFLGVHFTRMKKGGVEAGPNAVLAFKREGYTRFAVNIKELSETLTWPGFQKVAAKYWKTGMGELYRSFSKAAFTAALQELIPDIQESDLVDGGAGVRAQACDKTGGLLDDFCIRENEKAINVLNAPSPAATSSLSIGDSVSDLVLKRF, encoded by the coding sequence ATGACATACGATATCATAATTATAGGTGGGGGAATTGTTGGACTCGCAACAGGGTTGAAAATCAAGCAAAAAAATTCATCCTTAACAGTGGCCATTTTGGACAAGGAGGATGAGGTGGCTAAGCATCAGACTGGTAATAATTCTGGTGTAATCCATTCCGGCTTATACTATAAACCAGGTTCGCTCAAGGCCGTCAATTGCATCAATGGCTACCATCAGTTAGTCAATTTTTGCAAAGAAGAGGGCATTCCATTTGAACTCACTGGGAAAGTGGTAGTCGCTACCAAAAAAGAACAACTATCTATATTGAATGGCCTGTATGACAGAGCTTTACAAAATGGTTTAGTCGGTACGAAAAAAATAAGCTTGGATGAATTGAAGGAATACGAACCCTATTGTGCAGGTGTAGCAGCAATCCATGTGCCCCAGACAGGTATTGTGGATTACAAAGTAGTCGCCCAGCGCTATGCCAGCAAATTTGAAGAATTGGGAGGGGAAATTTTCCTCCAAAAAACAGTCAAAGGCATCAAAACCCTTAACGGGATATCCTATGTACAAACCCAGCATCAGGAGTTTGCAGGAAAATTGATCGTCAATTGTGCGGGTTTGTATTCCGATAAAATAGCCCAAATGACTCAAGATGAGCCCTTGGATGTCAAAATCATTCCTTTCCGAGGGGAGTATTACAAAATCAAACAAGAGCGGGAGTATTTGGTCAAAAACCTAATTTACCCTGTTCCGGATCCTAATTTCCCTTTCCTGGGTGTTCATTTTACCCGTATGAAAAAAGGAGGTGTAGAAGCTGGTCCAAATGCCGTATTAGCATTCAAACGAGAGGGATATACTCGATTTGCGGTAAATATCAAAGAACTATCCGAAACATTGACTTGGCCAGGATTCCAAAAAGTAGCTGCTAAATACTGGAAAACTGGCATGGGAGAACTTTATCGCTCTTTCTCCAAAGCAGCATTTACCGCAGCCTTGCAAGAATTAATTCCGGATATTCAGGAGTCTGATTTAGTGGATGGAGGTGCTGGCGTCCGTGCGCAAGCATGTGATAAAACTGGAGGTTTGTTAGATGATTTTTGCATCCGAGAGAATGAAAAAGCCATCAATGTCTTGAATGCTCCTTCTCCCGCTGCTACCAGTTCCTTGTCCATTGGAGATTCGGTGAGTGATTTGGTGTTGAAGAGATTTTGA